A genome region from Dehalococcoidia bacterium includes the following:
- a CDS encoding cohesin domain-containing protein, with amino-acid sequence MSRRNALSLLLCTAGIGLFCLAAALSPGSRPAYGQSPVMKVAPASQTVQMAGPTFNVDIVLENVSNLGAFEFTLSFDPDIVRFVGVGPGPFLGSTGRELYCPRPLHYSPSSGDPALDAVRFGCVSSDQGAGTPGASGSGVVANLQFAARAPGQSVLGLGLSNEVYGIADIFGNGLYVTAQSGSVTVEGSITTPTSTPRADEPTPIPTQPPPPIQQATPTRHPDALSWLTPQPGETPMARLVSDADPSGSGAAGRTGGSGSAARSGGTAQTNADGSPRAGTGPPQYETAWWPTLAGGLLAAGGIVLLSLAYSIRPPQRQKRG; translated from the coding sequence ATGAGTAGAAGGAACGCGCTCTCTCTGCTTCTTTGCACCGCTGGCATCGGCCTGTTCTGCCTGGCAGCAGCGTTGTCGCCTGGCAGCCGCCCTGCGTACGGTCAGTCGCCGGTCATGAAGGTAGCCCCGGCAAGCCAAACGGTGCAAATGGCCGGCCCCACGTTCAATGTCGACATTGTGCTGGAAAACGTCTCCAACCTCGGCGCCTTCGAGTTCACCCTCAGCTTCGACCCCGACATCGTCAGGTTTGTGGGCGTAGGCCCAGGTCCTTTTCTGGGAAGCACCGGGCGCGAACTCTACTGCCCTCGGCCACTGCACTATAGCCCATCGTCCGGCGACCCCGCGCTCGATGCGGTGCGATTCGGCTGTGTCAGCTCCGACCAGGGCGCGGGTACGCCCGGGGCTAGCGGGAGCGGAGTCGTGGCCAATTTGCAGTTCGCGGCCAGGGCGCCCGGCCAGTCGGTGCTCGGGCTCGGTCTCTCCAATGAGGTATATGGAATAGCTGACATATTCGGGAATGGGCTCTATGTGACGGCCCAGAGTGGCTCGGTAACTGTCGAGGGGAGCATAACGACGCCAACGTCCACACCCCGAGCCGACGAACCGACGCCCATACCAACGCAACCGCCGCCGCCAATCCAGCAGGCCACCCCCACGCGTCACCCTGATGCGCTTTCCTGGCTTACCCCGCAGCCGGGCGAAACACCCATGGCCCGCCTCGTAAGCGACGCCGACCCCTCGGGAAGCGGCGCAGCGGGCCGCACGGGAGGCAGCGGCAGCGCCGCGAGATCCGGCGGGACGGCCCAGACGAACGCCGATGGCTCGCCGCGTGCGGGCACGGGCCCGCCGCAGTATGAGACCGCCTGGTGGCCCACCCTCGCGGGAGGGCTGCTCGCCGCCGGCGGCATCGTTCTTCTCTCACTGGCATACTCTATCCGTCCTCCACAACGGCAAAAACGAGGCTGA
- a CDS encoding DUF11 domain-containing protein gives MKRSLLLTLAAIAGTAILAVALVGFRISQGGLDYTAYAHIWDYDGDTLTDLHMEIDMDITNGNGPCDPVDWEASHGYNDNYGVAVCVYGLYIGFPIGTVAFDVLYDDTLNLAPEVADSGVGLDDNPDANAGATTFNGAGRDLGDGWDCSSGGLAFPMGDKNPATGPGNGRAFLSCSSLTGPFRLGDNEDWGTIAVINFQALGTAATDVMTLSWAVLGYTDASEMGTCNPSVLVPMPCEVGIDHKIPPPPTPTPPPATDLSVTLTDAPDPVVVGSDVVYTATVTNKGPNDVTAANLVVTLPPAKVYVSDDCGCEVAGGVVTCAIGALAVDEQKVCNITANATTIGTHTTTAVVSHELVESTPADNSDSEDTAEVSSGVRMEKDANVLVEGVQTAANLWIMKSGCVVPEEGKGCLLIEKWVFNAVDIDSPNDSDEDPEGVGAWEEQIKYPHKIVDVIASPDNAWLESGGRIANCTMTIMTENWILTGCVTKDDPAEPGMQLGPNGDGLIETILVVPDTNDLIYRDGFRPTKMNGVIADIIDENCEVTDTLAEEIPGTLPGGLTQTCGDAFITVRMLEGDLDLDCDVDVLDDQAIAFRYGSFFGLQLYDQWFDLEPKYTDFDIDIKDLQFVFGRNYSTCQAPIPDDQAKPVPPPQGLP, from the coding sequence ATGAAGCGTTCGTTACTGTTAACTCTGGCAGCGATAGCCGGAACCGCTATTCTGGCTGTGGCGCTTGTTGGTTTCCGGATCTCGCAGGGCGGTCTCGACTACACCGCGTACGCCCACATTTGGGACTACGACGGCGACACCCTGACCGACCTCCACATGGAAATCGACATGGACATCACCAACGGCAACGGCCCGTGTGATCCTGTCGACTGGGAGGCCAGCCACGGATACAACGACAACTATGGCGTCGCCGTTTGTGTCTACGGGCTGTACATCGGCTTCCCGATCGGCACCGTAGCGTTCGACGTGCTGTACGACGACACGCTGAACCTGGCGCCTGAGGTGGCCGACAGTGGGGTCGGCCTCGATGACAACCCCGACGCCAACGCAGGCGCAACCACGTTCAACGGCGCCGGACGCGACCTGGGCGACGGCTGGGACTGCTCGTCCGGCGGTCTCGCTTTCCCCATGGGTGACAAGAACCCGGCCACCGGACCGGGCAACGGCCGCGCCTTCCTGTCCTGCTCGAGCCTCACGGGGCCCTTCCGTCTCGGCGATAACGAGGACTGGGGCACGATTGCCGTCATAAACTTCCAGGCGCTGGGCACGGCCGCCACGGACGTGATGACTCTCTCCTGGGCGGTTCTCGGCTACACCGACGCCTCGGAAATGGGCACCTGCAACCCGTCGGTCCTGGTCCCGATGCCGTGTGAAGTCGGTATCGACCACAAGATACCGCCTCCGCCGACGCCGACGCCGCCTCCGGCGACAGACCTGTCGGTCACGCTAACCGACGCGCCGGACCCGGTCGTAGTCGGCAGCGATGTCGTCTACACGGCCACCGTCACCAACAAGGGACCCAACGACGTGACTGCCGCCAACCTGGTGGTAACGCTGCCGCCGGCCAAGGTCTACGTCTCCGACGACTGCGGCTGCGAAGTGGCTGGCGGAGTTGTGACCTGCGCCATCGGCGCGCTCGCCGTGGACGAGCAGAAGGTCTGCAACATCACGGCCAACGCCACGACAATCGGCACGCACACCACAACCGCCGTCGTCTCGCACGAGCTGGTCGAGTCGACACCGGCGGACAACAGCGACTCCGAGGACACTGCTGAAGTCAGCTCCGGTGTCCGCATGGAGAAGGACGCCAACGTTCTCGTTGAGGGCGTGCAGACCGCCGCCAACCTCTGGATCATGAAGAGCGGCTGTGTCGTCCCCGAGGAGGGCAAGGGCTGCCTGCTCATCGAGAAGTGGGTCTTCAACGCTGTTGACATCGACTCGCCGAACGACTCCGACGAGGATCCCGAGGGCGTGGGTGCCTGGGAAGAGCAGATTAAGTACCCCCACAAGATCGTCGATGTCATCGCTTCTCCTGACAACGCATGGCTGGAGAGCGGCGGACGCATCGCCAACTGCACGATGACCATCATGACCGAGAACTGGATACTCACCGGCTGCGTCACCAAGGACGACCCGGCTGAGCCCGGCATGCAGCTCGGTCCTAACGGTGATGGCCTTATCGAGACGATCCTTGTGGTACCCGACACGAACGACCTGATCTACCGCGACGGCTTCCGCCCGACGAAGATGAACGGCGTCATCGCCGACATCATCGACGAGAACTGTGAAGTCACCGACACGCTGGCCGAGGAGATCCCCGGCACGCTGCCCGGCGGCCTCACGCAGACCTGCGGCGATGCCTTCATCACCGTCAGGATGCTCGAGGGCGACCTCGACCTCGACTGCGACGTCGACGTCCTGGACGATCAGGCAATAGCGTTCCGGTACGGCAGCTTCTTTGGTCTGCAGCTCTACGACCAGTGGTTCGACCTGGAGCCCAAGTACACCGACTTTGACATCGACATCAAGGACCTCCAGTTCGTCTTTGGCCGCAACTACAGCACCTGCCAGGCGCCGATACCGGACGACCAGGCCAAACCTGTACCGCCGCCACAGGGACTACCCTAG
- a CDS encoding dockerin type I domain-containing protein produces the protein MKSRLLLAATVAVAMTLALAGILRDVSPTRALMPDPLQPFGPNEKGGLSSTALGVAPGALTNYTITEVIRGERLTLPWIYTPPGFQLQVDKELEDGFVLGSVTADLDALCNSSSPADADVLATAASQPPNFIPYTWYERTTKVEGTSEEYLKALIPPFSWLLRHRADLDTIWLGGINPLPITTPLNTVYTNVPISPNGAGFIATTTNVAGATAMSTSSAVCLDSPQNSVSLTTMYGTPPNAGDNSGVIVGSDASIVGLWTDNTVVAPKTVTVVKVKANNGLAGNFIEHWEAEVTAPNITATWVDSGTSVLDQAVAVPSGPSAPATENLSISCAAGAAEGLVVIKNVLWPVAPTVETYPENNAATFVVRVICSGDGAATLVDKEVIWIKANPDPIVATVLGPPIPVMIDELKANHEPSNVLGNEWLVAEVAPGALEVAWSPGVMVDQGEGSTPVIVPTTSCAAGDACITFQVDEPWGQSDVHAQLNVGCLVPGLQSVVIKAIDAPAAPLGESKPADNAQRAVIKVWCGASPVSPDGIDDNTGLYPRWTAFRSNPDDRMPFAIPPDSRGDTRFGERTIDLQCYWIDGNGATDDNGNGYIEPGTWDETGTWLPGESMDDMPAGADDDHDCLIDPAFAQPGRPVDLDDSPNGVSCPPVPYSGVPNVVVYDTAADMDCDGLLDGIEMAWGSNPYAADSDGDGANDFEEMFNFTNPLNPDTDGDGLLDKPEDDYAAAPAGGAANSVPEARVAGNCADGIDNDTDGRTDAADPGCDATDSDGDGASDADERALDSNPYNAASKPEAWIAGTCADGIDNDLDGKKDNTPPADPGCKATDTDGDGKTDVDEVGLGSIYLNEAGEAADSDDNCPLVYNPDQANNEGRGRPNGPFLAGGVSSNPVADIQGDACDTDDDNDRVLDGAEPLSAPAPTDPYNADTDGDRCLDGAELLLGSIPTDPSSKCPATLSPAQQAYFRACHWNLPPNGYDGGIWDAEYDGIDDDTELDPDGDGILCPRVSTPPPGSGDKDADNAASAYGNLTEVEDTVEIKGYNTFASQANSDGDECVSGTAPWSCAQGCEDWIEIADVNGDRVASPLDRTAVLQRVNNLIPADPVSDAIFDVNKDGVLTALDGTFVGLNSSATKSPASCLPLTSDLHRSLP, from the coding sequence ATGAAGAGTAGACTCCTGTTAGCGGCAACGGTTGCCGTAGCCATGACGCTGGCGCTAGCGGGCATACTCCGCGACGTCAGCCCTACACGAGCACTCATGCCCGACCCGCTTCAGCCCTTTGGGCCGAACGAGAAGGGCGGCCTCAGCAGCACCGCTCTGGGCGTAGCTCCCGGCGCGCTGACTAACTACACCATCACAGAAGTTATCCGCGGCGAACGCCTCACCCTTCCGTGGATATACACCCCGCCGGGGTTCCAGCTTCAGGTGGACAAGGAGCTGGAAGACGGCTTCGTCCTGGGCAGCGTTACCGCCGACCTCGACGCCCTGTGCAACTCCAGCAGCCCTGCCGACGCAGACGTCCTAGCGACGGCCGCCTCCCAACCGCCGAACTTCATCCCGTACACCTGGTACGAGCGGACAACGAAGGTAGAGGGAACGAGCGAGGAGTACCTGAAGGCGCTGATACCGCCCTTCTCCTGGCTGCTGCGCCACCGCGCCGACCTGGACACGATCTGGCTGGGCGGCATCAACCCGCTGCCCATTACCACCCCCCTGAACACCGTCTACACCAACGTGCCCATATCGCCTAACGGGGCCGGCTTCATCGCCACCACCACTAACGTGGCGGGCGCAACGGCCATGAGCACGTCCTCCGCCGTCTGCCTCGACAGCCCGCAGAACAGCGTGTCGCTGACCACCATGTACGGCACGCCTCCCAACGCGGGCGACAACAGCGGCGTCATCGTGGGGTCTGACGCGTCCATAGTCGGTCTCTGGACCGACAACACTGTCGTCGCTCCCAAGACCGTGACCGTCGTAAAGGTCAAGGCGAACAACGGCCTCGCCGGCAACTTCATCGAGCACTGGGAGGCTGAGGTTACGGCGCCCAACATCACCGCGACCTGGGTGGACAGCGGCACCAGCGTGCTCGACCAAGCGGTTGCCGTTCCGTCGGGACCCAGCGCGCCGGCGACTGAGAACCTCAGCATTTCCTGCGCCGCGGGAGCTGCCGAGGGCCTGGTTGTAATAAAGAACGTTCTCTGGCCGGTAGCCCCAACGGTGGAGACCTACCCGGAGAACAACGCCGCAACCTTTGTCGTGCGCGTGATCTGCTCCGGCGACGGCGCGGCCACGCTGGTGGACAAAGAGGTCATCTGGATCAAGGCGAACCCCGACCCGATCGTCGCCACCGTTCTCGGGCCGCCGATACCGGTGATGATCGACGAGCTGAAGGCGAACCACGAGCCCAGCAACGTGCTCGGGAACGAGTGGCTGGTCGCCGAGGTCGCGCCCGGCGCCCTCGAAGTCGCGTGGTCGCCTGGCGTTATGGTTGACCAGGGGGAGGGGAGCACTCCCGTCATTGTGCCGACGACCTCCTGCGCCGCCGGCGACGCCTGCATCACCTTCCAGGTCGATGAGCCCTGGGGCCAGAGCGACGTCCACGCCCAGTTGAACGTGGGCTGCCTCGTGCCTGGCCTCCAGTCTGTCGTTATCAAGGCCATCGACGCTCCGGCCGCGCCTCTCGGCGAGTCCAAGCCCGCCGACAACGCGCAGCGCGCCGTGATCAAGGTTTGGTGCGGCGCCAGCCCCGTGTCTCCCGATGGCATCGACGACAACACGGGTCTCTACCCGCGCTGGACCGCCTTCCGCAGCAACCCCGATGACCGCATGCCGTTTGCGATCCCGCCCGACTCCCGCGGCGACACCCGCTTCGGCGAGCGCACAATCGACCTCCAGTGCTACTGGATCGACGGCAACGGGGCAACAGACGACAACGGCAACGGTTACATCGAGCCCGGCACGTGGGACGAGACCGGAACGTGGCTCCCCGGCGAGAGCATGGACGACATGCCTGCCGGCGCCGACGACGACCACGACTGCTTGATCGATCCGGCGTTCGCGCAGCCCGGCCGCCCCGTTGACCTGGACGACTCGCCCAACGGCGTTAGCTGCCCGCCTGTGCCCTACAGCGGCGTCCCGAACGTCGTCGTCTACGACACCGCCGCCGACATGGACTGCGACGGCCTCCTCGACGGCATCGAGATGGCGTGGGGCTCCAACCCGTACGCAGCCGACTCCGACGGCGACGGGGCTAACGACTTCGAGGAGATGTTCAACTTCACCAACCCGTTGAACCCCGACACCGACGGTGACGGCCTCCTCGACAAGCCGGAAGACGACTACGCCGCAGCGCCCGCGGGCGGCGCCGCCAACAGCGTCCCCGAGGCCCGGGTTGCCGGCAACTGCGCCGACGGTATCGACAACGACACCGACGGCCGCACCGACGCCGCCGACCCCGGCTGCGACGCCACCGACTCCGACGGCGACGGCGCCTCCGACGCTGACGAGCGCGCCCTCGACTCCAACCCCTACAATGCCGCAAGCAAGCCGGAGGCGTGGATTGCGGGCACCTGCGCCGACGGCATCGATAACGACCTGGACGGCAAGAAGGACAACACTCCTCCCGCCGACCCCGGCTGCAAGGCTACCGACACGGACGGCGACGGCAAGACAGACGTTGACGAGGTCGGTCTCGGCTCCATCTACCTGAACGAGGCCGGCGAGGCCGCGGACAGCGACGACAACTGCCCCCTCGTCTACAACCCTGACCAGGCCAACAACGAGGGCCGCGGCAGGCCTAACGGCCCCTTCCTCGCCGGTGGTGTCTCCAGCAACCCCGTAGCCGACATTCAGGGCGACGCCTGCGACACGGACGATGACAACGACCGTGTTCTAGATGGAGCGGAGCCGCTAAGCGCCCCGGCCCCCACCGACCCGTACAACGCCGACACCGACGGGGACCGCTGCCTGGACGGCGCCGAACTACTGCTCGGCAGCATCCCCACAGACCCAAGTTCCAAGTGCCCGGCGACGCTCTCCCCCGCTCAGCAGGCTTACTTCCGCGCCTGCCACTGGAACCTCCCGCCCAACGGCTACGACGGTGGCATATGGGACGCCGAGTACGACGGCATCGACGACGACACCGAGCTCGACCCTGATGGCGACGGGATTCTCTGCCCGCGCGTCAGCACTCCGCCTCCCGGCTCCGGTGACAAGGACGCGGACAATGCGGCAAGCGCGTACGGCAACTTGACAGAGGTCGAGGACACAGTCGAGATAAAGGGCTACAACACCTTTGCGTCTCAAGCGAACAGCGACGGCGACGAGTGCGTTAGCGGCACCGCCCCGTGGAGCTGCGCGCAAGGCTGTGAGGACTGGATCGAGATCGCCGACGTCAACGGCGACCGCGTCGCCAGCCCCCTCGACAGGACAGCCGTCCTCCAGCGCGTCAACAACCTCATACCCGCCGACCCTGTAAGCGACGCCATATTCGACGTCAACAAGGACGGCGTGTTGACCGCGCTCGACGGCACATTCGTCGGACTCAACTCCAGCGCCACGAAGTCGCCGGCATCCTGCCTGCCGCTGACTTCCGACCTCCACCGCTCGCTCCCGTAG
- a CDS encoding cohesin domain-containing protein, whose protein sequence is MKAWHWLLVVFLALLAPGLLLLAQKDRASAQQAVMRVDPPWQEVTPGSQFVVRIMVDDVSNLGAYEFILQYDPAIVSYNIVANGPFLGSTGRSVFCPSPILDANTVRFGCVSSDSGTPGPDGSGLLAEVLLTAVNEGASPLDLILVSLADPWAVDIPAYPQNGSVSVVAGTPGPTLTPTLSPTPTLSPTPTLSPTPTLSPTPAPPVTCNAGPGDTVVCLYPTGQVVENGQNFSVNVVVENVTNLGAYQLALQFDPLIVSYVTAANGPFLGSTGRIVDCDPPSLASNYVRLICRTLGAEPDGPSGTGILSTVSLRGIREGIGMMNLADMVLADIAAHPIPAETMGASVVVVPAPTPTPTATVTPGPSPTPSITPTPSNTPPPTATPTVGPTRTPTPTPGPVTVKIDPASQRATVGNPFSVDVVVENVVNLGAYEFRLGFDPAIVSYMSLVNGPFLGSSGRVVDCSPPIVETDSAAIVCRTLGAEPDGPSGTGVLATATFLPVATGTAFLDIRNTILASPRATVIPANEQDGSVAVDPAPTPTPTLTYTPGPSPTPTSTPSPTVTRTPTSTPTIGPTPTRTPTPGPVIVRVEPVWQRVPVGTQFTVDLVVENVINLGAYEFTVAFDPSILQYVSVSNGPFLGSSGRNVNCLPPESDGATVRMVCVTLGAEPNGPSGTGVLATIRFLPIALGTGMIDLREVILTDPMANEIPAGLQDGSVTTEPAHTPTPTSPPTSTYTPGPSPTPTVTATPGGPTLTPTPTPTRIPGQALVKIDPASQQAAPGEYFDVNVRVENVNNLGAYEFTLQFDPQVISYVTVANGTFLGSSGRSVFCPPPIIDVGTVRFGCVSSDGSTPGPSGSGQLAQIVFQAATEGTSPLNFVMVALADPWGNDIGAGASGGSVTVSSGSVLAEPAFHIGVLMAGIGLAGSVGLLMRRSASAPRGNPLSAVRLPAAAESALRAVMTFVRSLWKRS, encoded by the coding sequence TTGAAAGCGTGGCACTGGTTACTTGTTGTCTTTCTCGCGCTGCTGGCGCCGGGGCTGCTGCTGCTCGCCCAGAAGGACAGGGCCTCGGCGCAGCAGGCGGTGATGCGCGTCGACCCGCCGTGGCAGGAAGTGACGCCGGGGAGCCAGTTCGTCGTGCGCATCATGGTCGACGACGTGTCGAACTTGGGGGCGTACGAATTCATCCTCCAGTATGATCCCGCAATCGTAAGCTATAACATCGTCGCCAACGGGCCCTTCCTCGGAAGCACGGGACGGAGCGTCTTCTGCCCCTCGCCCATCCTCGACGCGAACACCGTGCGCTTCGGCTGCGTCAGCAGCGACTCGGGGACGCCGGGACCCGACGGTTCGGGGCTGCTGGCGGAAGTCCTTCTCACCGCCGTCAACGAGGGCGCAAGCCCGCTCGACCTCATATTGGTCAGTCTGGCCGACCCATGGGCGGTGGATATTCCAGCCTACCCGCAGAACGGCTCCGTGAGCGTCGTCGCCGGCACGCCGGGGCCGACGCTAACCCCCACGCTCAGCCCGACGCCCACCCTATCGCCCACGCCCACCCTGTCCCCGACGCCAACGCTCTCGCCCACGCCGGCGCCCCCGGTCACGTGCAACGCCGGCCCCGGCGATACGGTCGTCTGTCTCTACCCCACGGGACAGGTCGTGGAGAACGGACAGAACTTCAGCGTGAACGTGGTTGTGGAGAACGTGACTAACCTCGGCGCCTATCAGTTAGCGCTCCAGTTCGACCCCCTGATCGTAAGCTATGTGACCGCCGCCAACGGGCCGTTCCTCGGCAGCACGGGACGCATCGTCGACTGCGACCCGCCGAGCCTTGCCAGCAACTACGTCCGGCTCATCTGCCGCACCCTGGGCGCCGAGCCCGATGGCCCGTCCGGGACCGGCATACTGTCGACCGTCTCCCTTCGCGGTATCAGGGAGGGGATCGGCATGATGAACCTTGCCGACATGGTGCTGGCGGACATCGCCGCCCACCCTATTCCCGCTGAGACGATGGGCGCGTCGGTAGTTGTGGTCCCGGCGCCCACGCCCACGCCGACCGCCACCGTGACACCGGGACCCAGCCCGACGCCGTCGATAACGCCTACGCCCAGCAACACGCCGCCCCCCACGGCTACACCGACGGTGGGGCCGACGCGCACGCCGACGCCGACGCCCGGGCCGGTGACCGTCAAGATCGATCCGGCTTCCCAGAGGGCGACGGTGGGGAACCCGTTCTCGGTGGACGTGGTGGTGGAGAACGTGGTCAATCTGGGCGCCTATGAGTTCCGGCTCGGCTTCGACCCCGCGATCGTGAGCTACATGAGCCTGGTCAACGGCCCCTTCCTCGGCAGTAGCGGCCGCGTCGTGGACTGCTCTCCGCCTATCGTCGAGACCGACTCCGCTGCCATCGTCTGCCGCACGCTGGGCGCGGAACCGGACGGCCCGAGCGGGACGGGCGTGCTGGCGACGGCAACTTTCCTGCCGGTCGCCACCGGCACAGCCTTCCTGGATATCAGAAACACAATCCTTGCCAGTCCGCGGGCGACGGTAATACCGGCGAACGAGCAGGACGGGTCGGTCGCTGTCGATCCGGCGCCTACGCCTACGCCCACGCTCACCTATACCCCCGGCCCTTCGCCCACGCCGACGTCGACACCCTCGCCCACGGTCACGCGGACGCCTACCAGCACCCCCACCATCGGGCCGACGCCGACACGAACGCCAACGCCGGGCCCCGTCATCGTGAGGGTTGAGCCAGTGTGGCAGAGAGTGCCGGTGGGGACGCAGTTCACCGTCGATCTTGTGGTGGAGAACGTCATCAATCTGGGCGCGTATGAGTTCACGGTCGCATTCGACCCCAGCATTCTTCAATACGTTAGCGTGTCCAACGGGCCGTTCCTGGGGAGCAGCGGACGAAACGTCAACTGCCTGCCGCCGGAAAGCGACGGGGCAACGGTGAGGATGGTGTGCGTGACGTTGGGAGCGGAGCCGAACGGACCCAGCGGCACCGGCGTTCTGGCCACGATCAGGTTCCTTCCCATAGCCTTGGGAACGGGAATGATCGATTTGAGGGAGGTGATCCTCACCGATCCCATGGCGAACGAGATCCCCGCCGGCCTTCAGGACGGTTCTGTGACCACCGAGCCGGCACACACTCCCACACCGACCTCGCCTCCGACGAGCACTTATACGCCGGGGCCGAGCCCGACGCCGACCGTCACAGCGACGCCCGGCGGCCCCACGCTTACGCCCACCCCAACGCCGACGCGCATCCCCGGACAGGCGCTGGTGAAGATCGACCCGGCGTCGCAGCAAGCGGCGCCCGGCGAGTACTTCGACGTGAACGTGCGCGTGGAGAACGTCAACAACCTGGGCGCGTACGAGTTCACGCTCCAGTTTGATCCGCAGGTGATCAGCTACGTAACGGTAGCGAACGGAACATTCCTCGGCAGCAGCGGGAGATCGGTGTTCTGTCCTCCGCCCATCATCGACGTCGGCACCGTCCGCTTCGGCTGCGTCAGCTCCGACGGCTCGACCCCCGGCCCGAGCGGTTCGGGGCAGCTTGCCCAGATCGTCTTTCAGGCGGCGACGGAAGGGACGAGCCCGCTCAATTTCGTGATGGTGGCGCTGGCCGATCCCTGGGGCAACGATATTGGAGCCGGCGCAAGCGGAGGTTCGGTGACGGTGTCTTCCGGCTCGGTGCTGGCTGAGCCCGCCTTCCACATAGGGGTGCTGATGGCCGGAATCGGGCTTGCCGGCAGCGTCGGCCTGCTGATGCGCCGATCGGCTTCGGCGCCTCGCGGAAACCCGCTTTCCGCCGTTCGTCTGCCTGCCGCGGCGGAAAGCGCATTGAGAGCTGTAATGACCTTCGTGAGGTCGTTGTGGAAGAGAAGCTGA
- a CDS encoding cohesin domain-containing protein produces the protein MKNRRYGGSLMKAAALGFVLMLGALGTVSAQDVKPRVLVEAPGEEIEIKEGGPNFQVNILVENVENLAAFQFSLSYDPSILKYVEVKEGTFLGSGGREPKCLDPRVEPGDPEVLRFNCVTMGSPVSLGGPAGPSGSGVLATVTFSPVGGGTAALELLEGRLVAAEIDEEEMPVELETTIANATVEVIPLPTPTPAEGGSSGLGGISWFVLGPIIGIGVVLVAGAAAFTLARRREP, from the coding sequence ATGAAGAATAGGCGCTATGGCGGCAGCCTGATGAAAGCGGCGGCACTGGGGTTCGTGCTCATGCTCGGTGCCCTCGGCACGGTCTCTGCCCAAGATGTCAAGCCGCGGGTGCTCGTGGAGGCGCCCGGGGAAGAGATAGAGATCAAAGAGGGGGGACCAAACTTCCAGGTGAACATCCTGGTGGAAAACGTCGAGAATCTGGCCGCCTTTCAGTTCAGCCTCTCCTACGACCCTTCGATTCTCAAGTACGTAGAAGTGAAGGAAGGGACCTTTCTCGGGAGCGGCGGGCGAGAGCCGAAGTGCCTCGATCCTCGCGTTGAGCCCGGCGATCCGGAAGTGCTCAGGTTCAATTGCGTGACAATGGGCTCGCCCGTTTCCCTGGGCGGCCCTGCAGGGCCCAGCGGCTCTGGTGTGCTGGCGACGGTGACCTTCTCGCCGGTCGGAGGAGGGACAGCCGCGCTTGAGCTTCTTGAGGGACGCCTTGTCGCAGCGGAAATCGACGAAGAAGAAATGCCCGTTGAGTTGGAAACGACGATTGCAAACGCCACTGTGGAAGTGATCCCACTCCCGACTCCCACGCCGGCGGAGGGAGGATCGTCCGGGCTGGGGGGCATCTCGTGGTTCGTTCTGGGGCCGATCATAGGGATCGGCGTTGTCCTTGTTGCGGGCGCCGCGGCCTTCACGCTGGCGCGGAGAAGAGAGCCGTAG
- a CDS encoding sigma-70 family RNA polymerase sigma factor — MEFISTAASSSAEVQQETIERAKKGDQQALGEIYDWYLPRVYRYVLARVGSVVEAEDLTEDIFLRMLGAMKEYRLQNIPFSAWLFRIAHNHLVSHFRKSAVRGFPVMVDDSFADTRPGPAAAVEQRLTMEDVVRAARKLPEAQREIIALRFAVGLSIAETAQVLGKREGNVKSLQHKAVTKLQQMLIGKREHLRAEA; from the coding sequence TTGGAGTTCATTTCCACCGCCGCATCTTCATCGGCCGAAGTCCAGCAGGAGACTATCGAAAGGGCCAAGAAGGGCGACCAGCAGGCCCTCGGGGAAATCTATGACTGGTATCTGCCGCGGGTCTATCGGTATGTGCTGGCGCGGGTGGGGAGCGTAGTCGAGGCGGAAGACCTTACGGAAGACATATTCCTGCGGATGCTAGGGGCCATGAAGGAGTACCGGCTGCAGAATATACCCTTTTCGGCGTGGCTGTTTCGCATTGCGCACAACCACCTTGTCAGCCATTTCCGGAAGAGCGCCGTGCGCGGCTTTCCGGTCATGGTCGACGACAGCTTCGCCGACACGCGACCCGGCCCGGCGGCGGCGGTGGAGCAGCGGCTCACGATGGAGGACGTGGTGCGGGCGGCCCGGAAGCTGCCGGAGGCGCAACGAGAGATAATCGCGCTGCGGTTTGCCGTCGGACTTTCCATCGCGGAGACGGCGCAGGTGCTGGGAAAGCGCGAGGGCAACGTGAAATCGCTCCAGCACAAGGCGGTAACAAAGCTGCAGCAGATGCTGATAGGCAAGCGAGAGCACCTGAGGGCAGAGGCGTAG